Part of the Methylomonas rapida genome is shown below.
AATCGAAATCCGCCTCGGCCGCGTCGGCAAAACCCTCGATCGCCGCAGCGGCGGCATCCACCTTATCCGGCTCTGCGACCGGCGGCGGCTCGCCCCCCGGCACAAACTCAATCGCCAGCGTACAAAAGCCTTGCTCCTGATGGGTTTCGCGCCGGCTCCAACTGCGGGCGCGCACCCACAACCGGCCCAGCCACGGATGAATCAGCCACTCCGCGCCGGGCTTGATCAATTCGGCAATCAGCGCATCGCACGCGGTGTCGTAATTCGCGCCGATAAAATAGGCGTTCAGCGTCCAGCCATTAGCCTGACCGCCCAAATCCTCCACCACCGGCCACTCCGCGCCGGGAAACTCATGCACCGCCAGGCGGCGGCCGCCTTTAGCGTCGTGGCTGTCGGTCAAAAACTCGAGGTCGCGGAATTGGGCGGTTTGCCAGCGGTCTTGGTAACTCATTAGGGTGATCCTGGTGCGCCGGTGCGGATGTTGCCGGTGTTGCTTTTGACTTCGTGGCTTGCTACACCGCGCGATTTTTGCTTATCGACGCGCGCCAAGTAACCCATGTCTTTAGGCTCTATCACGACATGCACTAGATTTTTTGCTGATTCGACGACGTCATAAGCGAATGTGCTGAGCGTAGCATCCGGGGCATCTGAAAAATACTGCACGGCTTTATCTACTGCCGGTTTAACTACGGTTGACCCGAATTCGAAACCCGCCACAGCCGCTGAAATGACACCAGCAGCACTTACCAATTTAGAAGCCGTCATCGTGGCGGCCCCGGCCAAACCACCAGCACCGCCAGACGTGCCCAACGCTAATGCCGTAAAACCGGCAGCACTTGCTACAGCGGTAATCCCGGATGTAGCGAGTGTAGTGCCTCCTGTCAGCTCTGGATACTTGGCTGAAAGGTCGGAAAACTTATCCGCCAAATCACCAATGATCGGCGTCAACCGGTCGGCGGCGGCATACTCGCCCAGATCTTTCAATTCCCCAGCGCGGCGCACCTTAAAGCCGCTTTTGGTTTCCATGTAACCAAAATCGCTATTCACCGCGCCATCTCTTACGGCTTGCGCTATTGATTCAGCCACCTGTTTTCCAAAATCAACATCGAGCAAACTGATCATGCCGGACTTGGCTTGCATGTCTCTAAAGAACGTTGCCAATCCTTGACCACCCGCCATACTTTTGATGGATTCAATCGCTGCATCTTGATCAGCAACACTTTTAGCAGACTTTAGTTTTGCCATGGCCGGTTTCAGATTCGGATTTTTATCAATCTCACTTTGAATCACTTGCTGCCAAGCAGTGGCTGGATCGATACCTTGCGCTGCTTTCATCATCAACATTTTGCCAAGATCACCCCGTCCAGCATCGTCGAATGCTTTCGCGGTATCGTCTGATTGCAGCTTTGCCAAAGCATTCTTAACGTTATTGGCGGCTTCTTGTGATGTGCCGGCCTTGCCGCGTGCTTGTTGCAACCAAACCAGCAGCTTTTCATAGCCCGCTTGGCCGGTTAAACCTGCGTTCTTGGCATCTGGCAACAATTCAGGCAGGTAACGCGCCATGTCGACCATTTCAAACTGTCCAGCTTTACCAGCGCCTACACCTTGCTCAACCATGCGCTTGGCTTGATCCAGATTTTTGGCGTAACCGCTACCCATCAACGTAGTTAACAGATTTGATACATCCTCGCCAGCTGCACCTTGTCCGCTTGAAACCTTGGCAATAAATGGCAATAAATCGATAGCGCCTTGAGTGCCACCTACCTGATTGCCTGAAATTAACGTATGCAATGCATCCAATGCCGAGTCTTTGGTCATGCCGTTTTTAACCGCTTCGACTATCGCCGCGCGCA
Proteins encoded:
- a CDS encoding phage tail tape measure protein — protein: MSNQVPVELRIKVSDAGASSAIDKVAKHVEKITRDAEQRVNQSNNKQRQSYERLSLAREQLGMRSESKIREEMRKTVNAYQELRKSGTASQDELTRAAEKTRQKITRLTNEMGKLTAEQQKAAKAAKDFETAQGRIRGVVAGTAGLIAGTYTLKQPVMNAMSFDERLALEANTGYAEYNYAGKKMGEDAMRAAIVEAVKNGMTKDSALDALHTLISGNQVGGTQGAIDLLPFIAKVSSGQGAAGEDVSNLLTTLMGSGYAKNLDQAKRMVEQGVGAGKAGQFEMVDMARYLPELLPDAKNAGLTGQAGYEKLLVWLQQARGKAGTSQEAANNVKNALAKLQSDDTAKAFDDAGRGDLGKMLMMKAAQGIDPATAWQQVIQSEIDKNPNLKPAMAKLKSAKSVADQDAAIESIKSMAGGQGLATFFRDMQAKSGMISLLDVDFGKQVAESIAQAVRDGAVNSDFGYMETKSGFKVRRAGELKDLGEYAAADRLTPIIGDLADKFSDLSAKYPELTGGTTLATSGITAVASAAGFTALALGTSGGAGGLAGAATMTASKLVSAAGVISAAVAGFEFGSTVVKPAVDKAVQYFSDAPDATLSTFAYDVVESAKNLVHVVIEPKDMGYLARVDKQKSRGVASHEVKSNTGNIRTGAPGSP